The following coding sequences are from one Virgibacillus necropolis window:
- a CDS encoding transposase, with the protein MEQTKTIKNKILSHGSTAFEPTLLVYRDALGFIVEVIEKEYSLLEGLLTKELTPAVEKFIHRTKNNPTSKYNFTSNFYKFPSYLRRSAISKGFGIVKSYRSNLQNWEDEKSKALAEGKFFKKKSPVLRVEHDAFPVLYKGNMFNRLSTDQAEVKIYKNNDWVWETITFNDKNLKNRGIMDWKENNPTLVKVGKKYFINFSYTKEIKLRKTKIIDQIIVSVDLGLTNSAVCSAMYSDGTVIGRKFINQPIEKDRMNTIIGKLKKAQRNSGTIEAPNYWKKINGLQNHIKVNTASEIIKFAETHNADVIVFEYLGKMHVPKGIFGAKKLRYKLHHWCKLEIQSKVEEMAHYRQMRIRRVNPKNTSKLAFDGSGEVKRIIKKTSLHLKVARPITQT; encoded by the coding sequence ATGGAACAAACAAAAACAATTAAAAATAAAATTTTATCACATGGAAGCACTGCTTTCGAACCCACACTTCTTGTTTATCGTGATGCGCTAGGTTTCATTGTAGAAGTAATCGAAAAAGAGTATTCTCTTTTGGAAGGTTTACTAACAAAAGAATTGACTCCAGCCGTTGAAAAGTTCATCCATCGAACAAAAAACAACCCCACCTCGAAATACAACTTTACAAGTAATTTTTATAAATTTCCTTCTTATCTTAGAAGATCAGCGATTTCCAAAGGTTTCGGTATCGTAAAAAGTTATCGTTCAAACCTTCAAAATTGGGAAGATGAAAAGTCTAAGGCTCTTGCGGAAGGTAAGTTTTTCAAGAAAAAGTCTCCTGTTTTACGTGTCGAACACGACGCGTTTCCAGTACTTTATAAAGGAAATATGTTTAATCGTCTTTCTACTGATCAAGCAGAAGTTAAAATTTACAAGAATAACGACTGGGTCTGGGAGACCATCACCTTTAACGATAAAAACCTTAAAAATAGAGGAATCATGGACTGGAAAGAAAATAATCCTACGCTTGTAAAAGTTGGTAAAAAGTACTTTATAAACTTCTCTTATACGAAAGAAATAAAACTAAGGAAAACAAAAATTATAGATCAAATCATTGTTTCTGTTGATCTTGGGCTGACCAATTCTGCAGTTTGCTCTGCAATGTATTCAGATGGCACTGTCATTGGAAGGAAATTTATTAATCAACCAATAGAAAAAGACCGGATGAACACAATTATAGGCAAACTCAAGAAAGCGCAGCGCAATTCAGGAACAATTGAAGCACCAAATTATTGGAAAAAAATCAATGGATTGCAAAACCATATCAAAGTAAATACGGCATCTGAAATTATAAAGTTTGCTGAAACTCATAATGCAGATGTCATTGTATTCGAATACCTAGGGAAAATGCATGTTCCTAAGGGCATATTTGGTGCGAAGAAATTACGTTATAAATTACACCATTGGTGCAAACTAGAAATACAATCAAAAGTGGAGGAAATGGCTCATTACCGCCAAATGCGTATTCGACGGGTTAATCCGAAAAATACGTCGAAGCTTGCTTTTGATGGATCCGGAGAAGTAAAACGAATAATAAAAAAGACCTCGCTACATTTAAAAGTGGCAAGACCTATCACGCAGACTTAA